A region from the Mesorhizobium sp. J8 genome encodes:
- the mtnA gene encoding S-methyl-5-thioribose-1-phosphate isomerase has product MNVGERHYRTIWLSGDKRSVEIIDQRWLPHEFRIEKIGTVAGIATAIRDMWVRGAPLIGVTAAYGVAIQMMEDPSDEALDAVWETLHKTRPTAINLRWALDEMRRHLKPLAPEERAEAAYRRAAEIADEDVGLNRAIGENGLAIIRKIAAKKKPGETVNILTHCNAGWLATVDYGTATAPIYLATEAGIPVHVYVDETRPRNQGAQLTAWEMAGHGVPHTLIVDNAGGHLMQHGDIDMVIVGTDRTTANGDVCNKIGTYLKALAAADNDVPFYVALPSPTIDWTVADGLKEIPIEERSGDEVSLVWGKTADGKVAQVRVSPDATPAANPAFDVTPARLVTGLITERGVAKASREGLRAMFPERG; this is encoded by the coding sequence TTGAACGTCGGCGAACGCCATTACCGCACCATCTGGCTCAGCGGCGACAAGCGGTCGGTCGAGATCATCGACCAGCGCTGGCTGCCGCATGAGTTCCGCATCGAAAAGATCGGAACCGTTGCCGGCATCGCCACCGCCATCCGCGACATGTGGGTGCGCGGCGCGCCGCTGATCGGCGTCACTGCCGCCTATGGCGTCGCCATCCAGATGATGGAGGATCCGTCGGACGAAGCGCTCGACGCGGTATGGGAGACGCTTCACAAGACCCGGCCGACGGCGATCAACCTGCGCTGGGCGTTGGACGAGATGCGGCGGCACCTGAAGCCGCTCGCGCCGGAAGAGCGTGCCGAGGCAGCCTACAGGCGGGCCGCCGAGATCGCCGACGAAGATGTCGGACTGAACCGCGCCATCGGCGAGAACGGGCTTGCCATCATCAGGAAGATCGCCGCGAAGAAAAAACCGGGCGAGACCGTCAACATCCTCACCCATTGCAATGCCGGCTGGCTCGCGACCGTCGACTACGGCACCGCCACCGCGCCGATCTATCTGGCGACCGAGGCCGGCATTCCGGTGCATGTCTATGTCGACGAGACCAGGCCGCGCAACCAGGGCGCCCAGCTGACCGCCTGGGAGATGGCCGGGCACGGCGTGCCGCATACGCTGATCGTCGACAATGCCGGCGGCCACCTGATGCAGCATGGCGATATCGACATGGTCATCGTCGGCACCGACCGCACCACGGCCAATGGCGACGTCTGCAACAAGATCGGCACCTATCTGAAGGCGCTGGCCGCCGCCGACAACGACGTGCCCTTCTATGTCGCGCTCCCCTCGCCCACCATCGACTGGACCGTGGCCGACGGGCTGAAGGAAATCCCGATCGAGGAGCGCTCCGGCGACGAGGTCTCCTTGGTCTGGGGCAAGACGGCGGACGGCAAGGTCGCGCAGGTGCGGGTATCGCCGGATGCCACGCCGGCGGCCAACCCAGCCTTCGACGTGACGCCGGCGCGGCTGGTCACGGGGCTCATCACCGAGCGCGGTGTGGCGAAAGCCTCGCGCGAGGGGCTGAGGGCAATGTTCCCGGAGCGGGGGTAG
- the mtnK gene encoding S-methyl-5-thioribose kinase: protein MTGKFEALSVETLPKRLGGTTALTERIGSDVSRWKVREVGDGNLNLVFIVEGDQGAAVVKQALPYVRLVGDSWPLPLKRSFFEYHALTRQEARAPGSVPAIYHFDETQALIVMEYLAPPHVILRRALIDGRELPNIARDIGLFMARTLFRGSDLSMATKERKADLALFADNVELCDITENLVFSDPYFDAKLNRHTSPQLDGLVAELRADRDLKVEAQRLKHLFVANAETLLHGDLHSGSIMVTDTETRMIDPEFAFYGPIAFDVGMLLANFWMAFFSQRGHEEKSGRDSMRAYLLGVTAETWATFRAEFAHLWRTERTGILYQKSLFEDQGDQLGAEQALDHVLHSIWTDLLGFAGIEVHRRILGLAHNADFETIADQDLRARCEAKALRFGRHIAVNRRQIHSIDEVNNLAALIEQEKSL, encoded by the coding sequence ATGACCGGGAAGTTCGAAGCATTGTCGGTGGAAACGCTGCCGAAACGCCTTGGCGGGACCACGGCCCTGACCGAGCGCATCGGCAGCGATGTCAGCCGCTGGAAGGTGCGTGAGGTCGGCGACGGCAACCTCAACCTCGTCTTCATCGTCGAGGGCGACCAGGGCGCCGCGGTGGTCAAACAGGCGCTGCCCTATGTGCGGCTGGTCGGCGACAGCTGGCCGCTGCCGCTCAAACGCTCGTTCTTCGAATATCATGCGCTGACCAGGCAGGAAGCCCGTGCGCCCGGCTCGGTGCCGGCGATCTACCATTTCGATGAGACCCAGGCGCTGATCGTCATGGAATATCTGGCGCCGCCGCACGTCATTTTGAGGCGCGCGCTGATAGACGGCCGCGAGCTGCCGAACATCGCGCGCGACATCGGCCTGTTCATGGCCCGCACGCTGTTCCGCGGCTCGGATCTCTCGATGGCGACGAAAGAGCGCAAGGCCGACCTGGCGCTGTTCGCCGACAATGTCGAACTCTGCGACATCACCGAGAACCTGGTGTTCTCCGATCCCTATTTCGACGCCAAGCTGAACCGGCACACCTCGCCGCAGCTCGACGGCCTGGTGGCCGAATTGCGCGCCGACCGCGACCTCAAGGTCGAAGCGCAGCGGCTGAAGCATCTCTTCGTTGCCAATGCCGAGACGCTGCTGCATGGCGATTTGCATTCCGGCTCGATCATGGTGACCGACACAGAGACCCGGATGATCGATCCGGAGTTCGCTTTCTATGGTCCGATCGCCTTCGATGTCGGCATGCTGCTCGCCAATTTCTGGATGGCCTTCTTCTCGCAGCGCGGCCATGAGGAGAAAAGCGGCAGGGACTCGATGCGCGCCTATCTGCTCGGCGTCACGGCAGAGACCTGGGCCACCTTCCGCGCCGAGTTCGCGCATCTGTGGCGCACCGAGCGCACCGGCATCCTCTACCAGAAGAGCCTGTTCGAGGATCAGGGCGACCAGCTCGGCGCCGAACAGGCGCTCGACCACGTGCTGCATTCCATCTGGACCGACCTGCTCGGCTTCGCCGGCATCGAGGTGCACCGGCGTATTCTCGGCCTCGCCCACAATGCCGATTTCGAGACCATTGCCGATCAAGACCTGCGCGCCAGATGTGAGGCCAAGGCTTTGCGCTTCGGCCGCCACATCGCCGTCAACCGGCGGCAGATCCACAGCATCGACGAGGTCAACAATCTCGCCGCGCTGATCGAACAGGAGAAGAGCCTTTGA
- a CDS encoding sugar ABC transporter ATP-binding protein: MGADAVFHVEGLRKSFGQNEVLGGISLDLFAGEVTVLMGANGAGKSTLVKIVSGVYERGAGTMRLAGKAFDPQTPAEAIRAGVVTVHQNINDGVVADLDVATNLTLDRLSGKGASLLFKPANVRAEARAVADRMGLALDLKARVSDLSLADRQMVAIARAMAHQPKVLILDEPTSSLSSAEADRLFSLIDRLRGQGVAILYISHRMSDIRRLADRIVSMRDGVVSGVFDKKPLDYEGAVNAMLGRKIHLERVVARSSARAVFTAEGLQLAHGAKPISMTLGAGEVVAITGLVGVGKTALAETLFGVRRPLAGTMHMDGKPYAPSSAREAIAAGAFLVAKDRAASGIVGGFNIERNISLPFLKRMSGFGVMKKRAERAVARRQIDELGIVCRSEKDELSALSGGNQQKVMVARWMSQASRLFILDEPFQGVDISARRDIAAKLRASADGRATLIFVTELDEALETADRILVMSEHTIVGEHRNADIDLDRLLAQVAGGPLHGAA, encoded by the coding sequence ATGGGCGCAGATGCCGTGTTCCATGTGGAGGGCCTGAGGAAATCCTTCGGCCAGAACGAGGTGCTTGGCGGCATCTCGCTCGACCTCTTTGCGGGCGAGGTGACGGTGCTGATGGGCGCCAACGGCGCCGGCAAGTCCACCCTGGTCAAGATCGTCAGCGGTGTCTACGAACGTGGCGCCGGCACGATGCGGCTCGCCGGCAAGGCCTTCGATCCGCAGACCCCCGCCGAAGCCATCCGCGCCGGCGTCGTCACCGTGCACCAGAACATCAATGACGGCGTGGTCGCCGACCTCGATGTCGCCACCAACCTGACGCTCGACCGGCTGAGCGGCAAAGGTGCGTCGTTGCTGTTCAAGCCGGCCAATGTTCGGGCCGAGGCGAGGGCGGTTGCCGACCGCATGGGCCTCGCCCTCGACCTCAAGGCGCGCGTCAGCGACTTGTCGTTGGCCGACCGGCAGATGGTGGCCATCGCGCGGGCCATGGCGCATCAGCCCAAGGTGCTGATCCTCGACGAGCCGACCTCCTCGCTGTCGAGCGCCGAGGCCGACCGGCTGTTTTCGCTGATCGACCGGCTGCGCGGGCAGGGCGTCGCCATCCTCTATATCTCGCATCGCATGTCCGACATCAGGCGTCTCGCCGACCGGATCGTGTCGATGCGCGACGGCGTCGTCTCCGGCGTCTTCGACAAGAAGCCGCTCGACTATGAGGGCGCGGTCAACGCCATGCTCGGCCGCAAGATTCATCTCGAACGGGTGGTAGCCAGAAGCTCGGCGCGCGCGGTTTTCACCGCGGAAGGCCTGCAGCTCGCGCATGGAGCAAAGCCGATCTCGATGACGCTCGGCGCCGGCGAGGTGGTGGCGATCACTGGCCTTGTCGGCGTCGGCAAGACGGCGCTTGCCGAAACGCTATTCGGTGTGCGCCGGCCGCTCGCGGGCACCATGCATATGGACGGCAAGCCCTACGCGCCGAGCTCGGCGCGCGAGGCGATCGCCGCCGGCGCCTTCCTCGTCGCCAAGGACCGTGCAGCGAGCGGCATCGTCGGCGGCTTCAACATCGAGCGCAACATCAGCCTGCCGTTCCTCAAGCGCATGTCGGGCTTCGGCGTCATGAAGAAGCGTGCCGAGCGTGCTGTCGCGCGCCGCCAGATCGACGAGCTGGGCATCGTCTGCCGCTCGGAGAAGGACGAACTGTCGGCTCTGTCCGGCGGCAACCAGCAGAAGGTGATGGTTGCGCGCTGGATGTCGCAGGCTTCGCGCCTCTTCATCCTCGACGAGCCTTTCCAGGGCGTCGACATTTCGGCGCGGCGCGACATCGCGGCCAAGCTGAGGGCGAGCGCCGACGGCCGCGCGACGCTGATCTTCGTCACGGAGCTCGACGAGGCGTTGGAGACCGCCGACCGCATCCTGGTGATGTCGGAACACACGATCGTCGGCGAGCACAGGAACGCCGATATCGATCTCGATCGGCTGCTGGCGCAAGTGGCCGGCGGGCCGCTGCATGGTGCTGCGTGA